The sequence AGGGTTGGAACAGGGCCCAGAGCTTTATACGTGAGTTACAAGTAAATCGAAGAGGCCGCTGACTTATGTCAGGATTATAATCCCGGCTGCGGTGTGGTCTACGAAATGAAATGGTGCCAATCGACGTGTCCAACGATCCCTATAGTTAGGAAGTGTTGCTTCTTTGTGCCCATACGGAAAGGAGTTATTATATTCGGATATGTCAATTTGGTAAGTAACTTAAGACTATCAAGGGTCTGTAAATTACGGCCCGCGAGGCGTTAAGATGACTCACACTAGAAGAGGTCCGGGACCAGGTGTTCGACACTTCGTTTTGTATAGAATAGGAAGCATCACAAGATCACTGAGGCTCGGAAGTGGCATTCTGTGGAAAACAAAGTGTCGGATGCCTGTGTGAAGTTCTACAATGTGTCGTTGTTTAAGACGGCTACAGATTTGTCTGTCGTGTTTTGTTGTGTTGGGTCGTGAAGTATCAGAACGGCAATaggtttaatacatttaatatggTTGCTTTCACATTTGTCTGACGTGTCGTGATGCATGCGTCAGACAAATATGCACGGAACcatattaaatgtatgaaaccgATTGCCGCTCTGATGCGTCACGACGACACAACACAACATGACCACACATGACAGACAAATGTAAATAGAAAAGAGAGAGAGAAGGCCTTGCCAAGTTTCTCAGGTCAAGTCAAAATGTTTAGAGATTccaattttaaagttaattaaagttttcaagATCCATACCAACATATTTTTTGGagaataacatttttataatatgtttctCGACCAGCTACAAGCTGCCTGTCTGCAGCTGGGAGCTGTCTATGCATTTACACAACAAATAAAGATATAAGCAGAAATGAATACCGAAAAAATATCCCTAACTAGCTACAAATAGCTGTGACCTAAAACGTGTGAGCATAGTAAGTGCTTCAGAAGGGCACGCAATCTGTagaggcaaagagaatttgaaatagaggtcggttgttaaagtaaactttatagccacagtaaatttactgccatttttggACACATGATTAACACTTTTaaaatgccatttgactttgatccttattatttcactgatatatatgtgttaaatttgttaatatcaaaaagtggcgccatctactagagcagAGACTAAAGGTTATGGcaccatcgctcgaaaagatgccgATAATTATTCTTAAAACCTTTTTCAGGTGCTCACCCTTCTCGTCTTCCCATTTTTCGTCTTCATGCTGGTTGAGGAGGCGACCAAAGATGATGACGGCCAGGAACTGCCTCCGCGGATGGACCCCATAGTGCATATACCACTGACCCTCGCGTTTCTACTCACTGACGTTGTTATGTACATCGTTCTCCTTATAGGAGCCCACAAAGTAATGTCTTATGTATCTTGCTTTGCTTGTTAGTAATTTATTAGTAATTTAGATCATATCTTGGAAGTTAAATTAGACTTAAGGTTTGACCCTTTCCACCATGAAGTCTTCATGTCTGTGTAAGCCAGAAAAGATGACGACGGCGAGGAATAACTGCCTCCATGCATGGGCCCGATAGTTCATTTACCATTGACTCTTGCCTTCCTGCTTACTAATGTTgtcatgtacagtcaaggtattaaatatagatacggacaaagtgccaaaaatatgtatacacgaccttattgcctatatattaaggtagtgtgtacatatttttgtcactttgaccgtatccatatttaataccttgactgtacaatcaattgatttattttctgacacatttcgtaccttgtcacagtgacaaacaacatgaaagtcgctagcgAAAATCTTTAGAGACctcctcatactattgtcattgtgacaaggtacgaaatgggtcacaaattaaatcttttgactgtacatagtGCCACATATATTGGAGCTCATAACTCCCTTAAGGCAGTGTTTTTTTAACTTGCcttgtaagtatgtatgttaatttaGATCacatcttggaagctaaattatACTTCCTTGAAACATGTTAGACCCTTTCTGCCAtgaagtcttcatggatgttgAATAAGACAGTGACTTGAATGACGACGCAGAGGCACTTCATCTACGCATGTACCGCCATAGTGCTTATAGTACTGACCCTCGCCTTCCTGCTTATCTATATGCATCGTGCTACTTATTGGAGCCCATGTATCACTTTTCGATTAAGTTGATCAGGAGTAGGACTTATTCTTGCACTAATCTCCCTTCGAATGTATTGTCAGACCTGTCAGATCTTAGAACTGGACGAGATGATACCTGACCACTTGCGTCGATCAAAGCTCACCAGGAAGCTAGAAGTCCGGTTTACAACATAATGCCACAAATTGGACAGACACTATTTTTAACTAAAGCAATGCAGCTATTTAACATTGTAACTGTTCCTTAGTATTTCCAGAAAATACCCTCACGTCTACCCAACTCATAACGAAATGAGTCATCAGTCATCAATAGGCAAGTTCACGGTATAATCTCTTAGTTTTATCTTACGCCAATTTGGTAAAGTAGAATGAGAAAACTTTTACTTGTGCCTATTTCAATAGACGCTTAGCACAAAGATTTACTTACGTTGACCCGTCTGCCtccatctctatcgcacgcgcatgattataattatgttcaAATTCTTTGTCCTTACAATCTTcatcttcttcaacctagcgttttcccggcctagcgcctaGCCTAGCGGCGGAGTTGTCCTTAcaatattgataaaattaaataaataaaaataaataaatattggacattcttacacaaaatgactaagccccacagtaagctcaagaagtcTTGTGGTGtactaaatacttatatacatagaaaacacccatgactcgttAACAAATATCCCTGCTCATCATAAGAACAAAtagccttaccgggattcaaacccaggaccatcagcttgaTAGGCAcagtcattacccactaggccagaccggtcgtcaaaaattaaaaaatagcgTAAAGACAGCGATTTCTGATAACCCATAGTAATAAGATCATGACTAAAATAATCCAACGGATCTACTTGTCTCACTTGCTCGCTGATTGCCACTGACGGTCGCATCCTGGAGATATTAAGACCTTTAAGAGACTCTGTTAAATGATTTTGTGCTATGTATAATCGTATCTAGAGATGCACAGTAAAGTGAAGTCTGTGGAATCACgggatatttaatttaatttaattttcattagaACTTTTCAGATGAGAATATATCAGATGAGGTCATAATAAGCTGAGTAGGTGAAAGATTTGACGTGGGGTACGTAGCCGCAGTTGCGGTCCTAATTAATGTACACCAAACACGCaaaaatcaccatgctacgtgcagtcggtcaTGTCACCATTATACAAtgaaaattgacaataacacaaACGCATTCAGGCTGCTGCAGTAGTGTCGgtgcagtagtgcagctgcgggcGGAAACACGTTCAAATCATCATATTACGTACAGTCGGTATCGTcattcattttactatggaagtTGACAATAATACCGGcgcgttcaggccgctgcagtagtgtcggagcagtagtgcagctgcacaAATACATGTATACATGGgattttttatcgattttataaGTTGGTCCTACAGGAACAGCTTGATTCAGATCATGACCCCGTAATCACCAAGTTTAcctattttttaagtaaaaagtgCACGTTCTTCCAAAAACATCCATTCATATTTCATCTTCATCTACACGACTTAGatagttggcagtcctcaactgtgcgtttctccagaaactaaACTGTGGATTAATGAttaaactgtcgcctgcggtatttccggaccggtACGACCTTCCAACCTTCAGGAAAAGAGCTTACTCCCATCGTAAATGCCGGCAACGTGCATACAACCCTCTGTAGCCTTACCaagactgccttagcagtgcaAGCTGACATATTAGCTAACGTGTGCATAGCATACTTTCTCTTTCTATACATTTCGCTCGCACCAATATGCGagtatgagcgagatgcataaaaagtaagttaagcaaacgttagcgaatatgtcagtgacaaactggtggtagccgtactggtGTTGCGAGTATCCATGGTCGACGCTAATCGCTAACCAACAGGCAATTTGACTCCTATAGGAGAGACTGGCGAGACTTGATTGATCCTACGGGAGACATTGTTccctaaattataaaataagtttttggcaaaaatttcatttctgttaaaagattttatcgctgcctgtacttttctttccacaggcaactaatactcatcgagctaattctaaaaaccccaaacacaattaggttgcgttgtttttatcacagagttcctatgttcacctcttgtctccatcatcagatcagctcgatggtaccataatattgcattgtcacccgacttacatatgcttgcaaaatttcatctcaatcgaaaaccgggaagtggatcaaatttaacttgcaagatttgattacagaccgacagacaacggacaggtgaaactaattaaaagcttataattaaattaaatttaaaagaaatctATAATAGCAATTCTAACTCTAATTTCGTTGTCAAAATCAGAACATTAAAGTGATTGGTTCCTTTTAGGACAGTTATTTTTCATTCATTGGcaattaattattgttttataatttaggTGACCAAGTCTCCCCTAGAACCAAGTCTCCCCAGtcacctaataaaaaaaatctattttattttgttgtctcaTGAATGATTTTCATATTCCAGAGAAAACAGAGCTTACTGAAGAGCTACCTGTACTTCGGCCTCGTGTTCCAAGTGCTGACTTTCTGCGTGGACATGGTGTTCCTCGATATGGAAGAGTATCTCGAGAACGCCGTGTACTTCTTCTTTTTAGgtatttgtttgtatgtatacgactaatgcctacgccaattcttaggattagttgggaaccccaggctctcatgagccgtggcaaaaagccgggacaagGAGAGCAAGATggcgttatttttttaatattatgtaaaatctttctctactaatattttaaatgcaaaagtaactaTGTTTGTCTGTTACCTCACTACGCTTATACTGTTCAACTGATTTAGATTAAAtctggtatggagatagttggAGACCCTGGGAAGGACACTAAGCCTTCGTGTGTCAGTTCCCATTTTGCACATGTCTGGACGTATGCCGTTCTCTCGCTGCTGTCGGGAAGGAAAATTGGCTTGTCCACCGGTGTCCCGCTGCGGGacaataatatatgtaggtCTCTCTCTTGACGGAAAGTTGagtgctaaaaaaaaaaacaaaatagccacaaccgaatacagaatcTCCTCAAAAGTGAGTTTTTATCAAACATCATCAGCATTCCATGCAGACGAAGTCACGGGCATAAGCTAATGATGACAACATAACTATGTACTAAATTgataaactaatatttttataaaagttttcTTCTAAACTAAAAATCACGTCAATTTTTAACCCAATTCTTTAAATCAAGTGCCCTAAAGACTGCTATCGAAATGCTAAAAAACAAGGGGACTTAGCAATTATAAAAATCGTTTACGCTGTTGCAAATGAGAGGCCAGAAAAAACAAGCGCCTATGAAAATATACTAGCAAAGTTTGTGATTGAATTTTGTTGTATCAAGTAATATGTCAAGCAACATGTATTAAAtagtagcaaagagaatttgaaatagaggtaggttatcaaagtaaactttgtaggtacagtaaatttactgccatctttcgacacatgattacaacttttagaacgccatttgactttgatccttattatttcactaataagtgttaaatttgttttaaaacaaaaagtgacgccatctaaTAAAGCATAagccaaaggttatggcgccatcgctcgaaaagatgccgccataccttacCACATACACATCAAAACAAGAAATTATGGTAACATGGACACTTTACGCTTGCGGGCTGTGAATTTTAaacaatcagtacccctagtgtaaataaattctatttccaaacgtgacgtacgcgtttgcgtttagtctcattttgtattggatttcgaaagagcgcgccaagcgggacgttttggaacctcaaaatcctatacaaaatgagacttaacgcaaacgcgttcgtcacgttatgatgtcgatcaaagttacactaggggtactggcccCCAAAAAAGGAACGATTAGGTGATCGTGGCCCTTAGATTTTCTGTGTCCTTGAGTCCAAAAATGAGACCCCTGTTTTACTTCAAAAACTAGAGCGGCTTCTTTGCTGTTCCACTTTAAAACAGAAATCCACGTTCATTCCAGGTCTGAACGTGTACCTGCTTTTCTTAGTCTACAACACAGTACGAGTCATCGAAGAGAGTGCAGTCCAATATGTGGCGCATCGGGATCTGAGGCATCTCATCATGTGACGTCACTACTTTCCACTGATCTCAACTACAAAGTGGAGCATGAGGCCGCGTTCCCATTATGTCGTAACGACAGTAATCGTAacttttttgacgaccggtctggcctagtgggtagtgaccctgcctatgaagctgatggtcccgggttcaaatcctggtaagggcatttattcgtgtgatgagcatggatatttgttctgagtcatgggtgttttctatgtatttaagtatgtatacatatttatatattatatatatcgttgtctaagtaccctcaacacaagccttattgagcttactgtgggacttagtcaatttgtgtaataaggtcccataaaaaaaaaaactgtcctaTATGTGAATACCTCCATTTAAATACAGGCCACGACGCACAGATCTGTCGTTACGGCTTAATGGGCCTAATCGTAAGATAACTCGTGGTTACAATCACAATTCATAGGCGCTCctaaggtacagtcacgtctgaaaacatcgacacgataagtgccaaaaatatgtatacacgactttatggaccatgtattagggtagtgtatacatatttctggcactttgttcgtatcgatattttcagacgtggccgtactataaataatattatatgccTGGGAGTCCGAgcgctttttacaagctttaacTTGACATGTTCgtatgtaactttttttttttcaaatcttgtAAAGCATTTCTCAATCACTTCCTGATATCCGATTAAGCGGAAAATTTGCAttcatatgtaagtcggatgacaatgcaatactattgtaccatcgagctgatctgatgatggagacagaagctGGCCATAGGAACgttgtgatgaaacaacgcaaactaattgtgtttggggtttttagaattgtctcgatgagtattagtgttattattgcctgtgggaagaaaattacagtcagcgataaacgtttgtacgaaaaatattttttttcacaaacttATTCAGTTGCGTCCAAGTTAACGACCTATAGGTAcacaaaaaagttttattttgaaaaaagttGCCATTAATGAatatattcttaatatttttaacggtgttttttttttcgttttggattaaaattaagtaacaaACATCATCTATTTACCCATCAAAGCGTTAGCTATTCACATCTCACTCTGACGtattagggcgtccgctagctggcgcgggttcACGGAGCGTACGCACGCACGCAGATGGCATTGTCGGCGAAGTGCGTCGCAGGCGTTCGCGGCCTCCtagggggcgtccacaaattacgtacCTAACGCAAATTggagggtgggggggggggtcagGCCAAGCGTTACGGTCCTGGTACGTTGGGGAGGGGGGGTGGGGTCAAGGTTTGCGTTACGTCACGcacgattttataataatacataaaaaaattgtttttcacACTTTCTTTTCTGAATATTAACCTAAAGATTTTTACAAAGAACTTGTTACGTAACGGAATTGAAGGGGGGGGTCCCAGATAAGCGTGACGGAAAATTAGGAATattgcgttacgtaatttgtggacgcccccctagtgtaaattaattcgatagtgaaacgtgacgtacacaAAAAGTGATAGaagtgtgcaagatttgtctttgacgtctgtcattttctatgtatttgtgtcgtcattacagattggattttgtatgtaatgaGCTcttctcgcgtctgtgtgcacgttgccccccgcaaaaaatggcagaacgatttgtacggtaagatatcgcttgggctcctcccttccgacgtgtcggaagccggtgttgctcgaaggacttacgcgtttgcgttaagtctaattttttataggattttgagtttccaaaacgtcccgcttggcgcgctgtttcaaaatgtgcaagatttgtctttgacgtctgccattttctatgtatttgtgtcgtcattacagattggattttgtatgtagtgagcacttctcgcgtctgtgtgcacgttgccccccgcaaaaaatggcagaacgatttgtacggtaagatatcgcttgggctcctcccttccgacgtgtcggaagccggtgttgcttgaaggacgtacgcgtttgcgttaagtctcattttttataggattttgagtttccaagacgtcccgcttggcgcgctgtttcaaagtatgcaagatttgtctttgacgtctGCCATTTTCTATGTACCGTAAACTGGGGCTATTTAAGAACCATGAGGCtatttggtttaaaaaaattataagttttgAGTCCCTATATCTTTTTTCGTCGCAATGGTGGAAACGTATATCTTGGTCTGGCAACCCTAAATCTAATGCGGAGTTGCTCAGTGGTCGCCGTGACGCCGAGCAGGTCACACGCGCGCGTAAAACAATTCGAAGGTGAGTTAGTGaattttttacgaaattttagACCGTCCTACTTTTGTTCAGATTTTGTTTGTATGTGGAGTAAGCTTGTTTTTACTGTACGTATCTTAAAGTACATATCCTTGAGGGTTTTTTAAGCGATGTTAGATAATTTTAGCCGTTTATTTTGACATAGAAATTGATGTTTTTTTGCGATGGGGCTATTTGAGACAGTTTTTGGGGTTATTTGGTTCCTAGTACCAAATATCCCTCTATACACATTTCTGTATAAAAGTAGGCTGACCATCTTTATTTCTTTTCAACAGGACGATGGTGCGAAGGTATAAAAGAACGTATCGTAATTGTCGTAAGGGAAAAAGTTTTTTACCTTACACGGTATATACTCAAGATGATTTGGAAATTATTTTGTTACGAAagtaattgaataaaatttgaTTCTGGAGTAAAaagtttgtgatttttttttgtctcacctttttatgtatttatggtCACACTGCTTTTAATACCTTAAGGAGTTCATCCTTTAGTGTCTTAAATAGCGCCTGTAAGGTTTTAAACCCCACACGCttcaaaatttacttaaaaccAATACACAACCTGTCGATTTCCATAAAGCCCCAACCACGAGGTTATTTGGGACACCTctttaaaaaatcataactcgGTCTGTGCCAACAAATCAGACATGTGTTGTATTATAAAAGGATACAACAGTGTGCGTTTTATCCACTAAAAATATAACAAGTACCATAAAGATATAAAATAGGGgagttattaatgtttttgttcAAAAATCGTACCAAATAGCACCCTTTTAcggtatttgtgtcgtcattacagattggattttgtatgtagtgagcaCTTCTTgagactgtgtgcacgtttcctcccgcaaaaaatggcagaatggtttttacggtaagatatcgcttgggctcctcccttccgacgtgtcggaagccggtgttgctcgaaggacgtacgcgtttgcgttaagtctcattttttataggattttgagtttccaaaacgtcccgcttggcgcgctgtttcaaaatgtgcaagatttgtctttgacgtctgccattttctatgtatttgtgtcgtcattacagattggattttgtatatAGTGAGCACTTCTCgagactgtgtgcacgtttccccccgcaaaaaatggcagaatggtttttacggtaagatatcgcttgggctcctcccttccgacgtgtcggaagccggtgttgctcgaaagacgtacgcgtttgcgttaagtctcattttttataggattttgagtttccaagaCGTCCCGATTGGTGCGCTGTTTCAaagtgtgcaagatttgtctttgacgtctgccattttctatgtatttgtgtcgtcattacagattggattttgtatgtagtgagcacttctcgcgtctgtgtgcacgttgccccccgcaaaaaatggcaaaatgatttgtacggtaagatatcgcttgggctcctcccttccgacgtgtcggaagccggtgttgctcgaagcccTTAGTCGGAGAAGAACCAAAATTTCATGAAAGTCAAAGTTGGCACATATATGGTGCTGATGGCGAGACAGGCCGGATTACAGCGACCACCGAATTAGCGAGGATCCGAATTAGCGAGTCTGTAACTAGAGTCATTTTTTCCGCGACTAAAAATGTAGCATAacacttaagaggaaagtggaggacctgcgcgaaatcaccttttcatacaaacgtacttagtactcatttttctctctggatattaaaattattgaaaatatattgacTCAATCTGTTGTATATTGACCACAGTTATCAAACGTaggggtttgattttttttattttttattattattataggagttag is a genomic window of Cydia pomonella isolate Wapato2018A chromosome 15, ilCydPomo1, whole genome shotgun sequence containing:
- the LOC133526032 gene encoding uncharacterized protein LOC133526032, producing MKWCQSTCPTIPIVRKCCFFVPIRKGVIIFGYVNLVLTLLVFPFFVFMLVEEATKDDDGQELPPRMDPIVHIPLTLAFLLTDVVMYIVLLIGAHKRKQSLLKSYLYFGLVFQVLTFCVDMVFLDMEEYLENAVYFFFLGLNVYLLFLVYNTVRVIEESAVQYVAHRDLRHLIM